The Salmo salar chromosome ssa04, Ssal_v3.1, whole genome shotgun sequence genomic sequence cactacagaccctggttcaaatgcagactgtatcacaaccggccgtaatagggagtcccacagggcggcgcacaattggcccagcgttgtccgggttagggtttggcctgggtaggccgtcattgtaaataagattttgttcttaacggacttgcctgattaaataaaggttcaataaaatagaAAATATGAAAGGCTTTTATgtacacatatatacagtaaatacatggacatttttttttataattgcGTTCCACTAGTTGACAACACATCCTGTCTAAAATAGTGTGATGCATGTCTCGGGAAGTGGGTGGAATGTTGTTGGATTGCATGGAGTCCATTGATTGAATACTGACTCATCAGGTTCTGTAGCTGGACATTAAACCTATTGACCCAGCATAGAAAACATGTTCAAAACAAGATCAGAGGTTACCACAAATTCTGAATGTCGTTTTATTTTTCAACTTTCAGTATTcaggtttatactgtagatgttgATGAATGTTGGGGAATTTGAATTCACAAACCTCTTGCTCCAGCCCTACAAACTCAGGCTGTAGATGTGTGGTTGATGAGGGTTCTTCTGGTCCACTCATAAGCCAGGAATAGAGCTCCGTTGGAGGGGAAGGCCCGCAGGACGGTAGGGGTTAGACCACAATACAGAGCAGGAACCCCTGGAACAGGGACAATACATCATCAAGCACATCATGCGTGGACGCATAACAGCCTGTACATGTGAAACCTAAAGGAGCTCAAACTACAAAAGCCGAGGCACCACAGgagattggtggcaccttaattggggacgACGGCCTCATGGTGACGGCTGGAGCGGAATACGAAGAACGGTATCAAGTACATCAAATGtgcttgatgccattccattcactccgttccagccattattacgaGCCTGCACTATGAGGGACAATCCTAATCTTCTGTGAGCTAGTGAGTTCATTCATTTCTGTTACCTCGAAAAGAAAGCTGCCAACATGAGTAAATAAGCAAATGATAGGGCAAATAACGCAATCAGAAGTTTATCGATGAACACATTTGAGATTGACAGAACGCCCGCAGTTAGAAGGGGGAATAGAATCAGATTATGAAAAATAATGTGGTATGCTCTCACCTTCTGTCCTCATGATACAGAGCAGTGTTCTGATAAACCCAGCCTGCTTGCCTGACATCGATAGAACCTGGATTCTGGATTTGACTGAATCAATGGGGTACACTGCCAACCAAAAGGCGGCCCCACCAACTCCTCCACTGATTAACAGCGGGACAGCATCTATCAAAGacagaaaacaaatcaaatcagtTGAGTAAAGCTATACCGTCGACATCTTATCTAATCTGGAGTTTGCTGAATAGCTAAATGAGAAGTTGAATCCCTTCATTGGAGTCGTAAGGAATGGACTCACCCAACTCATCCTTGGACTGGCCAGGCTTTGTAAAGAGGGATCTGCAGATCTCATAGCCCCCAAAGAAGAGGAAGTATCCAGGCACCTCTCTGAGCCAGGTGCTGGTCATTCCCTGGAAGAGGCCTTGAGGACCATCTGTCTTCAATATGTCCCTCACCACCGACCAGGTGGAACTGCGAGGAGAGCACCAGAATACAGCCAAACACATCATCTATTATCACATCACACAACGTCTTAGTTATGCATAATGTGCTTTGGAGTAGAACCCTAAGGTAATATGGTTTCCTGAGACATATTTCATTCACCAACTAACACGTGTTTCTGAAAGATAAGCAATAAGAGATGACCTGCCACCCACGTATACTATTTGTGTTGAACCACAATGACAACATGATCCAGTTGTACTGTCCACAGAAGAGTTGTGATGCTTACATGTGTGACGCAAGGGAGGTCTTTCCAACCATGCTCATCTCATGCACGGCCTGCATGCGACACTTCACCAGCTCTGTGGGACACAAAACCAGCGAGGAGAAGACAGACGCCAGGGACCCAGACAGGGCATTCTGCAGGTCACTGTGACAAAGACGTTATAGACAACGAGCGAGAGATTACAGGAGAGCAAAGAGAAACAGCAGCAAAACACAATAACAGATGAAGAGACCACTTTGCATGTTTTTTAAGCACTCAGCCAGACACATGGTGAatggggagagggatgagatgAGAATGCTAAGACA encodes the following:
- the LOC106602947 gene encoding mitochondrial ornithine transporter 1 — its product is MGVEEECALHPMTDAIINLTAGAAGGVACVLSGQPFDTVKVKMQTFPSLYRGFLDCSLKTYRHNGLRGLYQGSVPALLANVAENAVLFACYGTCQQLTRRVFGLEKGSHLSDLQNALSGSLASVFSSLVLCPTELVKCRMQAVHEMSMVGKTSLASHISTWSVVRDILKTDGPQGLFQGMTSTWLREVPGYFLFFGGYEICRSLFTKPGQSKDELDAVPLLISGGVGGAAFWLAVYPIDSVKSRIQVLSMSGKQAGFIRTLLCIMRTEGVPALYCGLTPTVLRAFPSNGALFLAYEWTRRTLINHTSTA